In Streptomyces sp. P9-A4, the genomic window GACTGGGTCGGCGGGCTGCTCGTGGCGCTCGTCGTCACCGGCACGGTCGCCGCCGGAGGGATGCGGAGCATCACCTTCGTCCAGGCCTTCCAGTACTGGCTGAAGCTCACCGCCCTGCTCGTCCCCGCCCTCTTCCTGCTCGCCGCCTGGTACGGCGACGGGGCACCCAGGGCCCGCTTCGACGCCCCGGCCGTGCTGCGCGGCCACACCGTCGTCACGGTCGCCGACACCGTACGGATCGGGCTGGACGAGCCGCTCACCCTCACCGTCACCGGCAGCGTCGACTCCGTCCCGTACGAGCACCGGACCCTGACGCTCGCGCCCGGGACCCACCACGTCCTCGCCGGCACCTCGCTCGCCTTCGCCCCGGGCACGGCGCTCCCCGAGCGGGCCGTGAGCGGCACCGATCCGCTCGGCTGGTCCCAGCCGCTGGCCGGCGGACGCGACGGCCACCAGCTGTACGCCACCTACGGGCTCATCCTGGCGACCTTCCTCGGCACCATGGGCCTGCCGCACGTCGCCGTCCGCTTCTACACCAGCCCGCACGGCCGCGCCGCCCGCCGCACCACCCTCGTCGTCCTCGGCCTCGTCGGCGCCTTCTACCTGCTGCCCCCGCTCTACGGCGCCCTCGGCCGGATCTACGCCCCCGAACTCGCCCTCACCGGCTCCGCCGACGCCGCCGTGCTCGTGCTCCCCGACCGCATCCTCGGCGGCCTCCCGGGGGACCTGCTCGGCGCGCTCCTCGCGGGCGGCGCCTTCGCCGCCTTCCTCTCCACCGCCTCCGGGCTCACCATGTCCGTCGCCGGAGTCCTCACCCAGGACGTGCTGCCCTCCCGGGGCGTACGGCACTTCCGCCTCGCGACCCTCCTCGCCACCGCCGTCCCGCTCGCCGTCGGCGTGGCCGCCTCGAAGGTGCCGGTCGCCGACGCCGTCGGCCTCGCCTTCGCCGTCTCCGCCTCCTCCTTCTGCCCGTTGCTCGTCCTCGGCATCTGGTGGCGGCGGCTGACCCCGCCCGGCGCCATGGCCGGACTTCTGCTCGGCGGCGGCTCCGCCCTCGCGGCGGTGATGGCGACCCGGGCAGGGCTCGCGCCCGAGGGGTGGCCGCACACGCTGATGGCCTGGCCGGCCGTCTGGTCGGTGCCGCTCGGCTTCCTCACCATGGTCCTCGTCTCGCTCGCCACCCCCCGCCGGATCCCGCCGGGCACACCGGCCCTCCTCGCACGCCTCCACCTGCCGGAGGAGATCACCGGGCTGACGGGCGAGGCCGCGGGCTTCCCGCCCGCCCAGAACCCACGCGCCCCCGCCACGGGCGGACCCCCGGAGGTGCACCGATGAGCGGCATCGCCCTCGCCGCCGCGGCCGTACTGCTCGCCGCCGGTTTCGTCCTCGGCCGGTACGCGGCCCGGCGCGGCGGGCCCGCCGCCGACCCCGACCTCGGCACGCCCGTCGAGCGGGCCACCTTCCACACCCTGCACACCGCCTCGCTCGCGGCCCCGCCGCTCCGGGCCGGACTCACCGAGGAGACCGCCCGCAAGGCGGCGGGGACCCTCCGCTCGCTCCTCGGCACCGAGGCGCTCTGCCTCACCGACCGGGGTGCGGTCCTCGCCTGGGACGGACCGGGCGAGGAACACCACCGGGCGCACGTCCCTCACCAGGCGGCCGACACCCTGGAGTCGGGCCGCAGCCGGTCCGCGCCCACCGGCTGCGCCGATCCGGCGTGCCCGCTGCGGTGGGCGGTGATCGCCCCGCTCACCGGGGAGGACGGGGTGCTCGGCGCGCTGGTCGCCTACGGCTCGCGGGAGTCCGCCGTCCTGGTGCGGGCCGCCACCGAAGTCGCCCGCTGGGCCTCCGTACAGCTGGAACTGGCCGAGCTCGACCGCTCGCGGACCCGGATCGTGGAGGCCGAGATCCGTGCGCTGCGCGCCCAGATCTCCCCGCACTTCATCTTCAACTCCCTCGCGGCCATAGCCTCGTTCGTCCGCACCGACCCGGAGCAGGCCCGGGAACTCCTGCTCGAATTCGCCGACTTCACCCGCTACTCCTTCCGCAGGCACGGCGAGTTCGCCCAGCTGGCCGACGAACTGCGGTCCGTCGAGCAGTACTTGGCCCTGGCGGGGGCCCGCTTCGGAGACCGGCTCAAGGTGACCCTCCAGATCGCCCCCGAGGTGCTGCCGGTGACCCTGCCCTTCCTCTGCCTCCAGCCCCTGGTGGAGAACGCGGTGAAGCACGGCCTCCAGGACCGGGAGCGGGGCTGCCGGGTCACCATCGCCGCCCGGGACGCGGGCGCGGAGGCCGTGGTGACCGTCGAGGACGACGGCATCGGCATGGACCCGGAACTACTGCGCGCGGTCCTGCGCGGCGAGCACCCGGCGGGCTCCGGCATCGGCCTCTCCAACGTGGACGAGAGGCTGCGCCAGGTGTACGGGGCGGAGTACGGGCTCGTCATCGAGACGGGCGTCCGGGCGGGCATGAAGGTGACCGTACGCGTTCCCAAGTACCGCCCAGGAGTGCATCGTTCGGCACCCTGAACGGGGCGGCGGCTCAGCGCAGGTGCAGCGAGAGGTGTGCGAGCGGCAGGCCGAGCTTCCAGGCCGGCAGCCAGATCTGGTCGTCCTCGTCGACGGGGGAGTCGGGACCGGCCCTGCCATCGAGGTCGGCGGCGCGCACCCAGGTGTCCCGCAGGCTGCGCCACGCGGTCTCGGCCAGCGCCAGGTCGGGGGCGCCGCCGCCGGCCGTACGCCGGGCGGTGAGCCGCTCCTCGACCCAGGGCGGCCAGGACCGGTCGTACGCCGTATGGCGCAGCCACTCGTCGATCCGGCCGTCGGCCCGGCCGCCCGTCGGCCCTCCCGGCTCCTCCGAGAGGAGGACGGTGAGGGAGAGCGCCTGGAGACCCGCCCGGTACTCCAGCGAGCCGGGCGCCACGAGTGCGGCGGCCCGCAGCACCTCGTCGGCCAGGTACTCGGCGCACAGCCAGGCCATCGGTACGGCGAGACCGCCGCCGCTCGTGCCGCCGGCGCCGTTCGTGCTCTCGGGCAGCAACGTTCCCACCTTCTCCCGGAGATCGGGGACCCGGATGTGCGGGACCCGGGGAGAGCTTCCTCCGAGAAGGGCGCCCGTGTGTCCCGCTT contains:
- a CDS encoding sodium/solute symporter, producing the protein MNQTYAVAAVTAVVLATVLIGALGLRVSRTTSDFYVASRTVRPALNAAAISGEYLSAASFLGIAGLVLVQGPAMLWYPVGYTAGYLVLLVLVAAPLRRSGAYTLSDFAEARLESPQARRLASLFVVGIGWLYLLPQLQGAGLTLEILTGAPDWVGGLLVALVVTGTVAAGGMRSITFVQAFQYWLKLTALLVPALFLLAAWYGDGAPRARFDAPAVLRGHTVVTVADTVRIGLDEPLTLTVTGSVDSVPYEHRTLTLAPGTHHVLAGTSLAFAPGTALPERAVSGTDPLGWSQPLAGGRDGHQLYATYGLILATFLGTMGLPHVAVRFYTSPHGRAARRTTLVVLGLVGAFYLLPPLYGALGRIYAPELALTGSADAAVLVLPDRILGGLPGDLLGALLAGGAFAAFLSTASGLTMSVAGVLTQDVLPSRGVRHFRLATLLATAVPLAVGVAASKVPVADAVGLAFAVSASSFCPLLVLGIWWRRLTPPGAMAGLLLGGGSALAAVMATRAGLAPEGWPHTLMAWPAVWSVPLGFLTMVLVSLATPRRIPPGTPALLARLHLPEEITGLTGEAAGFPPAQNPRAPATGGPPEVHR
- a CDS encoding histidine kinase; this encodes MSGIALAAAAVLLAAGFVLGRYAARRGGPAADPDLGTPVERATFHTLHTASLAAPPLRAGLTEETARKAAGTLRSLLGTEALCLTDRGAVLAWDGPGEEHHRAHVPHQAADTLESGRSRSAPTGCADPACPLRWAVIAPLTGEDGVLGALVAYGSRESAVLVRAATEVARWASVQLELAELDRSRTRIVEAEIRALRAQISPHFIFNSLAAIASFVRTDPEQARELLLEFADFTRYSFRRHGEFAQLADELRSVEQYLALAGARFGDRLKVTLQIAPEVLPVTLPFLCLQPLVENAVKHGLQDRERGCRVTIAARDAGAEAVVTVEDDGIGMDPELLRAVLRGEHPAGSGIGLSNVDERLRQVYGAEYGLVIETGVRAGMKVTVRVPKYRPGVHRSAP